Genomic segment of Globicephala melas chromosome 7, mGloMel1.2, whole genome shotgun sequence:
AGTTGGGGTGCAGCCGGCCCTGCGTCTGGTAGAAGACCTCCAGGGCGAAGGACTTGAGGGCGCCGGTGCAGAGGTCCTCGTACAGCGGGATGGTGTACATGCGGGACATCTGCGGGTGGCCGCTTGTCACACCGGCCGCTCCCCGGCCCCTGCCGCCCGCGGGCCCCAGGGCTGCACTCACACTGCCGCAGCGGGGGCCCCACTGTCCTTGCCTCCACCACTGCAGGCCTCTGTAGAGGCCCCGTCTCCAGGGAGCTCGGGCTAGGGGGGCACTGCCGGGGGACAggtctggggagtggggaggccgGGCCCCGGCAGGCCTGGGGTCCTAGGGCCTCTGAGGAGCTCAGATGCGCCGGCTGTCCACGCCCAGGGCCCAGTGGGCCCAGACCCCCACCCCGGACTCTGCTCCCGGCCTGGCCCTCGGGCACCACCACCCCAAGGCCCGGTGGGGTCTGTGCTCTTCCCCCCACTGCCAGCCCCAACGCCACGTCTTCCCCACCCCATTCTCTGGGATGCCCAGTCTGAGTGGGTGgggacgggggggggggaggggaggggtggggaagggtggggaaggggtgggggaggggtggggcgggCCCGCGCTGGTGGCTGCACCTGGCTCTCGAGGAAGCGCCGGACCCTGTGGAGGTCAGGGTAGTAGTCGTTTCGGACGACGATCTGCAGCCAGCGGATGCGGATCTCGGCGTTCATCGAGTCCAGCAGGGAGGAGTAGCACTTGGACAGGCTCATCACCACCTCTGCCGGCCACGGGCAGGTCAGGCCAgccggcccctcccctcccccaccaccccagcGGCTGCAGGACTCACCCTGGGGCAGCGGGGACCCGTCCAGGAGCCGGTCCAGGAAGAGCGCTGTCTGGAAGGTCCTCCACTTGGAGATGTCGATGGTGCTGGCGGACGCGGCCGCCTGGTCCAGGGGCTCCGCAGTCCACAGCTGGAAGAGGGCCTCCACGGGCCGGGTCAGGCTGGATCCCTGAGACAGGTCTGGCTCGGCCAGCGGGGGGCCTGTGGCATTCAGCCAGCGCTCAAACTCCAGCCCTGCAGGGAAGACACCACCCTGGGGTCCCGAGCAGGCCTGCCCGGGAGACACCAGACCCCGAGGGTGTGCCTGGGTGTGACTGTTCCGGGCCTGGGAGCCCCGAGGGCGGGGGCCGTCTGGGGACGGCCGGGGTCACCTCTAGCCCCTACCACTCCAAACCACTGGGGTGGCTTCGGCGAAGGGGCACACAGAGGCTCGAGCTGGTGACTGAGGGACCCCCGGCCCCTCCACGCCTCTCCTGGGTAGGAGACAACGAGGCATTGTAAACCCTTGGAGGGAAGGTGGCGGGATAGGCTCTGCCCCACGAGGGGGTAGGGGACACCACCCTGGGCAAAGGATGTTCCTGCTTTAAAACCCTGGAGCTGGGCAGCCGTGGGGGCAGGTTCTGCCCATCGCCCGCTCTCAAAAGCCCTTGGAGCACCTACCAAACCCTCCCAAACACAGGGTCCCCCTGCCCACACCTCCCAGCCACACCTCACTGCCCTATAGCAAGCCCTGGCTTCTCCCAGATGTCAGACCTTCCAGTCTCTTCTTTGGCCCCCAAGCCCTTGGACCAGGCACAGCCCCACAAGCCTCACAAGCAGGCCAGCTGCCTTCAGCTAGCTCTCAGGCAAACCTCTCTCCGTGTCGCAGATCCTGCCCCAGGCCCTTTGCACAGTTTCCGGGGACCTTTTTCTGGGACTGCTTAATCAGGTCTGCCTGGCCTAAGTACCGCCTCCATGCTAGGAAGCAcaccctcctctctgctcctacGGTGTCCAGCCCGAGGCCCACACTGTCCAGCGAGCGTGGCTGCAGGAAGGATGGATGAACCCGAGGGAATTTCTTCCAGGCAGAGGCGTCATCTTGTGCGGTGGAGCCCACACACCCGCCGCCTCCCTGGCAGGCCGAGGGGCTCGCCGGTTGCGGACCCGCGGCAGGCGGTGGGCCTCACCTGCCCGGCAGTCCACACTCTGCTCCTTCAGCTCCGGGAAGAAGGTCAGGAAGGAGTCCAGCAGGTCCTGGGCTACCACGCTGGTGAACTTGTACTTCTCCACGTAGGCctgctggggaaggggcagggctcggcaggcctgggggctgggcacaccGTCCCCATCCCACCACCCGCACCACAGCTGGGGCCTGCACAGCCGGAAAGGGCCACCGCCCCGAGGCGTCTGTACAGAGCGGTGTGCAGGGCCCAGGGCGGCGCGGAGGCACCCACTGCTGCCACATGGGCCCTGCCAAGTGGTCAAaaccggagggagggagggagggagggacggagaggAGGAAGCACCCCAGGCACTGCCCGGAGAGAAGGCCACGTCCCAGCTCCGCCCACAGGCCCCCGCCACTCCATCCTCACCACCAGGAGAGAAGGGCAGCCCTGGGAGTCGGGGCAGAGAAGCGGGGGCGTTCGGGGCCTGTCTCGGGGAAGCGGCTGCTCACTCGGAGAAAGCTGTCAAAGCGCTGGGGGTCCCCGCAGAGCTGGGACAGGTAGTACACGAAGCAGTAGCCCTTCTCGTAAGTGAACAGGTTCATCAGGTGGCTCGGATTCACCCCTGCAAGGGGAACACCGTGGCTCTGGGCGGTGCCCTGACCCTCCCATGTCCCGAGGGACGGGGGCAGGATGGCGGTCAGGTGCTGTGTGGAACGGGAAGCGCTGAGGGCCGCCGTCCCTCACATCTAGATGTCCTAGGAGTGTGGAGACGGGGCCCGCCTTACCCAGGGGGCCTCGGTGGAGACCTCGGTCCACACACCACGGTGACGGGTGCTCAGAGCCCCTGAGAGGCAGTGGCAGGCTGAGGGGCCCCTGACCTGGCCTCTGCGGGGATGCCACGGTGGGGACAGGGACGCCCGGCCAGAGTTAGCCTGGGCTGGGCAAGGAGGCCCTGCAGGATGACGTGTCCAGGGCCCGGGGCAGAGCCGGTGGGAGTGGGTACCTGGCTCCAGCTTGACCTGCAGCTTGCTAACTGGGCTGTCCTCGCCGAGGAGCTTCATCTGTCTGTGCAGGGCATCCAGGCGGAAGGCTGTCTCCAGACAGGTGAAGGCAGCACCTGGACGGGGCAGGTGCGAAGCTGCTGCCCTTGCGGCTCCCTGCCCTGAGCCTTGTGGAGATGGCCCCTGGCCACCCGGCTGGACACATGCACGGCAGGGGGACCGCACCCCgggggccaggctgggctcccAGCCCCTCACACAGTGCCCGGATGGCCCCGGTAGCCCAGCCTGCACAAGGCCCCGGCGGTGACCCCgccgcccctgccccagcccgggTGGTACCGTAGGTCTCGGTGGTGATGCGGCGCTGCGCGTAGGTGGCCAGGCCCTCGCTCAGCCACATCTCCTCCCATGTGGCGTTGGTGACGGCGTTGCCGAACCAGCTGTGGGCCACCTCGTGGATGACGTCGATGATCAGGAACTCGTCACTCTCCAGGATGGAGGAGATGATAAAGGTGAGGCAGGGGTTCTCCATGGCCAcgatggggaaggaggggggcagGAAGACGATGTCATACCTGCCCAGGGTGGGGGGTGACCGTGAGAGGGCCGGGGCCCGGGCAGTGAGCGTCACTTCCTTCCCAGGAGGTCAGACAAGGCCCCCCACCATGGGCTCCCGTTGCTTCCCGGTAGGGTGGGGACTTGCCCTCTGAGCCCTCCTACAGTCAGCCAGGCTCCCAGGGGCCCCAGGACGTACCTGCCCCACAGGTAGGGCCCGTAGAGGCGCTCGGCTGCGCTCAGCCACTGCTCCACCGCGCCGGACAGCTTGCTGGTGGCCGTGGGCAGGAGGCATGGCTCAGCCCACACGCGGCTCCTGTCACAGGGGCGAGGGTGGGTGGGGGCCGGCCAGTCCCCATCCCTCTCACCCCACTAGGCCTTTCCTCTGCTTCTGGGCTCGAACACCACCTGCACCTAGTCTGGCCTGGTCCACCGCCCAGCTGCTGCCCGCCACCCTGCCTCACTCACTGCCACCACGCAGGCCCTTCCCGCAGTGGGGGCCGGGCCACACGCGAGGGGCCGCTGGCTCCTCCTGTCTCTGAGTCGAGGGACCCCGCACAGGTGTGAGGCTACGTCCAGCGGCGGCCCGGCCCGGCAGGAGGACCAGCTTGCGCAGGGCGCTGGGGAGGCCGGAAGCCCAGCCTCCGGGTCTGGGGGTGCACGGGAGTGAGCGGGCTCCTCTCTCACTGACAGGGGCGGCCCCGGGGAGTGGCAACATGGCACGTGGGGTCCTCTGGCGGGTGGCTGCAGACGCGGGCCGCACACCCAGCTCACGGTAGGATCTCCCCGAGGCCTGGACTCCgggcagcagcagctgcaggaagCAAGAGGCGGCCCTACCTGGGCCCGATGTCTGCCGGCTGGAGGTCCCCGGCCACGAGGGCCACGAGGTAGGCGGGCACGGGGTGCTCCATGTGGAAGCGGTAGACGCCCTCCTCCTCCACGTAGGTGCTCTGTGTGGCACTCATCAGCACCTGCACCCCCGACGGGGCCTGTGTTCGAGGAGGCCCCACCCATCAGGGCACCCCGTGTCCTCGATGGGGAGCCCCACGCCCTGTCAGGGCACCCCGTGTCCCCACTGGGAACTCCATAGCCCGGTCAGAAGCCCCACATCCATGGTAGGGAACGCCACGTCCCCGACGGGAAGCCCTGCCACCTGGATCAGGTAGCCACGTCACTGTCGGGGACCCTCTCAGCCCCATCAGGGGTCCCCCCACACTATTCGGGGAACCCCACGCTGCTGGTCTGCACACCTCTTGCCCCAGTCGGGAGTCGGGTGGGCGTAGGGGTGCTGCCACGCTCAGGCCAGGAGCCCTGGGACCCAGCGACTCCGTCTGTGCCCTCCCCTCGTCAGGGTCCTATTGGCTCATCCTGGGTCCAGGACCCCGACCCTAACAGGCTGCCCCCTCCTGCACAGTGAGGAGGGTGGGCTCCTCCTAGAGCAGTGGTCCCGGTGGCAACCGGGGCCAGGCTCGGGCAGGTAAGAGTGCGGAGCGGGGCCTGCTGGTGGGCGCTGACCTTGACGACGGCCGAGTAGGTGCACTTGACGGCGGGCGTGTCGAAGCACGGGAAGAAGGAACGGTTGCAGACGGAGTGGCCCTGGGTGAAGACGAAGGGCTTGGCACTGCCATAGGTCAGCTCTGGGTCCAGCCACCAGATCTGCAGCGGGCGGTGGGCAGGGTATCAGCCGACGGCCCCTGGGCTCTGGCCCTTGACGCCCTCCCCATCACGTGGGCTGAGGCCTCCTGGAGACCAGGGCTGCTGGCTGACGGCCCTCACTGTACCCGTGAGGCGGGGGCACCTGAGGCACACAGGGAATGGGGGGAGCCTGGGGGCCCTGCCCCACAGAGAGCAGCACGTGGGGACGCCAGAACACCCCTCCCTGCCAGCCCAGCCTTGATTCCTGAAAGCTAGGCAGAGTTTCTGGAGAGGACAAGGCCTTGGGAAGTGGGCCCCAACCCCCCTGTCCTGCTCAGGCTTCCAGGCCCAGGGCTGCTGGCGCAGCGGCTGGAGAGGGAGGGCATGAGGAAGGGCCCAGGAGGGGACGGCCCGACTGGGCTCGTCCAGCTCCTGGGCACCGTCGCTTGCCCACCCTGGGCAGGCAGGGCGGCCGACACAGAGTGTGGCCTGTGCTTCGCCACCAGGGCCAGGCCTCTCTCCAGGTGGGAGGCCAGGCACTCAGGGAGTCCCCCAGCCTGTGCCCCTCACACCAGCTGCCAGAGGGAAACTGAGACGGTCAGAGCACCTGAGTCCAATTCTCACAGGCAGGCGCGAACCCGGTCTCAGCAGGGAAGGGGAGCCGGGAATGTGGACGTGTGGGGAGAGCAGTGCTTCCTGGTGACCCCCACGTGCGCCTGAGCCCAGGGCCACCCCTGGAAATGGGGCAGCCTCACAGGGAGGGATCCCCCACGGGGAGAAGGGCTCCCGGCCAGGGCCCGTGGGCAGGGAGCTCAGGCTGGGCTCTCAGAGAGGACGCGTGGGACA
This window contains:
- the RNPEPL1 gene encoding aminopeptidase RNPEPL1 isoform X2: MAAQCCCRKAPGAEAAPARPPPEPPPALDVASASSAQLFRLRHLQLGLELRPEARELAGCLVLELCARRPAPRALVLDAHPALRLHSAAFRRAPAAAGEPPCAFAFAAPGPSPAPPPPLPAFPEAPGAEPACCPLAFRVDPFTDYGSSLTVTLPPELQAHQPFQVILRYTSTDAPAIWWLDPELTYGSAKPFVFTQGHSVCNRSFFPCFDTPAVKCTYSAVVKAPSGVQVLMSATQSTYVEEEGVYRFHMEHPVPAYLVALVAGDLQPADIGPRSRVWAEPCLLPTATSKLSGAVEQWLSAAERLYGPYLWGRYDIVFLPPSFPIVAMENPCLTFIISSILESDEFLIIDVIHEVAHSWFGNAVTNATWEEMWLSEGLATYAQRRITTETYGAAFTCLETAFRLDALHRQMKLLGEDSPVSKLQVKLEPGVNPSHLMNLFTYEKGYCFVYYLSQLCGDPQRFDSFLRAYVEKYKFTSVVAQDLLDSFLTFFPELKEQSVDCRAGLEFERWLNATGPPLAEPDLSQGSSLTRPVEALFQLWTAEPLDQAAASASTIDISKWRTFQTALFLDRLLDGSPLPQEVVMSLSKCYSSLLDSMNAEIRIRWLQIVVRNDYYPDLHRVRRFLESQMSRMYTIPLYEDLCTGALKSFALEVFYQTQGRLHPNLRRTIQQILSQGLGPGTEPSVEQGGAGADSEADTDAPALLLGDEAPGSAISLRDVNVSA
- the RNPEPL1 gene encoding aminopeptidase RNPEPL1 isoform X1; amino-acid sequence: MAAQCCCRKAPGAEAAPARPPPEPPPALDVASASSAQLFRLRHLQLGLELRPEARELAGCLVLELCARRPAPRALVLDAHPALRLHSAAFRRAPAAAGEPPCAFAFAAPGPSPAPPPPLPAFPEAPGAEPACCPLAFRVDPFTDYGSSLTVTLPPELQAHQPFQVILRYTSTDAPAIWWLDPELTYGSAKPFVFTQGHSVCNRSFFPCFDTPAVKCTYSAVVKAPSGVQVLMSATQSTYVEEEGVYRFHMEHPVPAYLVALVAGDLQPADIGPRSRVWAEPCLLPTATSKLSGAVEQWLSAAERLYGPYLWGRYDIVFLPPSFPIVAMENPCLTFIISSILESDEFLIIDVIHEVAHSWFGNAVTNATWEEMWLSEGLATYAQRRITTETYGAAFTCLETAFRLDALHRQMKLLGEDSPVSKLQVKLEPGVNPSHLMNLFTYEKGYCFVYYLSQLCGDPQRFDSFLRQAYVEKYKFTSVVAQDLLDSFLTFFPELKEQSVDCRAGLEFERWLNATGPPLAEPDLSQGSSLTRPVEALFQLWTAEPLDQAAASASTIDISKWRTFQTALFLDRLLDGSPLPQEVVMSLSKCYSSLLDSMNAEIRIRWLQIVVRNDYYPDLHRVRRFLESQMSRMYTIPLYEDLCTGALKSFALEVFYQTQGRLHPNLRRTIQQILSQGLGPGTEPSVEQGGAGADSEADTDAPALLLGDEAPGSAISLRDVNVSA